From a single Nicotiana tomentosiformis chromosome 2, ASM39032v3, whole genome shotgun sequence genomic region:
- the LOC104111357 gene encoding uncharacterized protein, with protein MSPATVMDILVGVSERDALYIPGVMTPTEILSAFNAGAKIVKVYPVSALGGVGYISALKRPFSHIPMVASQGVTIDLVGQYIGQGASAVVLSDAIFDKEAMSQWNFDKIYQLASHAALQGKQAVESQDSCADFGMESFTPLSGTLGESSLIESRLVGPMDFG; from the exons ATGAGTCCTGCTACAGTTATG GATATTCTAGTTGGTGTCTCAGAGAGGGATGCTCTATATATACCTGGGGTAATGACCCCCACGGAG ATATTATCTGCTTTCAATGCAGGTGCCAAGATTGTCAAG GTTTATCCTGTCTCTGCATTAGGTGGCGTTGGGTACATTTCAGCCCTGAAAAGGCCTTTTTCTCATATCCCTATGGTTGCATCACAAGGCGTAACAATAG ATTTGGTTGGGCAATACATTGGTCAAGGCGCATCAGCAGTTGTTCTATCAGATGCCATATTTGACAAAGAGGCAATGAGTCAATGGAATTTTGATAAGATATATCAACTTGCGAGCCATGCAGCTTTGCAGGGTAAACAAGCTGTTGAAAGCCAAG ATAGTTGTGCTGATTTTGGTATGGAGAGTTTTACTCCCCTTAGTGGGACTCTGGGCGAATCCAGCTTAATCGAATCCAGATTAGTCGGACCAATGGACTTTGGATAA